From one Perca fluviatilis chromosome 10, GENO_Pfluv_1.0, whole genome shotgun sequence genomic stretch:
- the cltb gene encoding clathrin light chain B isoform X1 encodes MADNGAHPTEEDPAAAFLAQQESEIAGIENDGEGFGALEEAEVVQQSQPEPVANYDGFGEEPATVNGDMFQESNGPTDNYAAIAQVDIQRQEPESLRKWREEQKTRLEALDSASKAAEAEWREKAKKELEDWHVHQNEQMEKNKANNRLCPSLARIADKAFYKQPNSDVMGFVASEEAFLAESDGDSPGSEWERVARLCDFNPKTNKQAKDVSRMRSVLISLKQTPLVR; translated from the exons ATGGCTGACAACGGCGCACATCCGACTGAAGAGGACCCAGCCGCAGCTTTCCTGGCTCAGCAGGAGAGTGAGATAGCGGGCATAGAGAACGACGGCGAAGGGTTTGGGGCTCTGGAAGAAGCGGAGGTCGTACAGCAGTCTCAGCCGGAGCCGGTGGCCAACTATG ACGGTTTCGGTGAGGAGCCTGCTACAGTGAATGGGGATATGTTTCAG GAGTCCAATGGCCCAACAGACAACTATGCAGCCATCGCCCAGGTGGATATTCAGAGGCAAGAGCCAGAGAGTTTACGCAAGTGGAGAGAGGAGCAGAAGACACGCCTTGAAGCATTAG ACTCAGCATCAAAGGCAGCCGAGGCAGAGTGGAGAGAGAAAGCCAAAAAGGAGCTGGAGGACTGGCACGTACACCAAAATGAACAGATGGAGAAGAACAAGGCCAACAACAG ACTCTGTCCAAGTCTGGCACG GATTGCTGACAAGGCTTTCTACAAACAGCCTAACTCTGATGTTATGGGCTTTGT AGCATCAGAGGAGGCTTTCCTGGCTGAGAGCGACGGCGACAGTCCAGGATCTGAATGGGAGCGAGTAGCCcgtctctgtgacttcaacccGAAAACCAACAAACAGGCAAAGGATGTTTCTCGAATGCGTTCGGTCCTCATCTCCCTCAAACAGACACCTCTAGTTCGCTAG
- the cltb gene encoding clathrin light chain B isoform X2, whose protein sequence is MADNGAHPTEEDPAAAFLAQQESEIAGIENDGEGFGALEEAEVVQQSQPEPVANYDGFGEEPATVNGDMFQESNGPTDNYAAIAQVDIQRQEPESLRKWREEQKTRLEALDSASKAAEAEWREKAKKELEDWHVHQNEQMEKNKANNRIADKAFYKQPNSDVMGFVASEEAFLAESDGDSPGSEWERVARLCDFNPKTNKQAKDVSRMRSVLISLKQTPLVR, encoded by the exons ATGGCTGACAACGGCGCACATCCGACTGAAGAGGACCCAGCCGCAGCTTTCCTGGCTCAGCAGGAGAGTGAGATAGCGGGCATAGAGAACGACGGCGAAGGGTTTGGGGCTCTGGAAGAAGCGGAGGTCGTACAGCAGTCTCAGCCGGAGCCGGTGGCCAACTATG ACGGTTTCGGTGAGGAGCCTGCTACAGTGAATGGGGATATGTTTCAG GAGTCCAATGGCCCAACAGACAACTATGCAGCCATCGCCCAGGTGGATATTCAGAGGCAAGAGCCAGAGAGTTTACGCAAGTGGAGAGAGGAGCAGAAGACACGCCTTGAAGCATTAG ACTCAGCATCAAAGGCAGCCGAGGCAGAGTGGAGAGAGAAAGCCAAAAAGGAGCTGGAGGACTGGCACGTACACCAAAATGAACAGATGGAGAAGAACAAGGCCAACAACAG GATTGCTGACAAGGCTTTCTACAAACAGCCTAACTCTGATGTTATGGGCTTTGT AGCATCAGAGGAGGCTTTCCTGGCTGAGAGCGACGGCGACAGTCCAGGATCTGAATGGGAGCGAGTAGCCcgtctctgtgacttcaacccGAAAACCAACAAACAGGCAAAGGATGTTTCTCGAATGCGTTCGGTCCTCATCTCCCTCAAACAGACACCTCTAGTTCGCTAG
- the cltb gene encoding clathrin light chain B isoform X3: protein MADNGAHPTEEDPAAAFLAQQESEIAGIENDGEGFGALEEAEVVQQSQPEPVANYDGFGEEPATVNGDMFQESNGPTDNYAAIAQVDIQRQEPESLRKWREEQKTRLEALDSASKAAEAEWREKAKKELEDWHVHQNEQMEKNKANNRLCPSLARASEEAFLAESDGDSPGSEWERVARLCDFNPKTNKQAKDVSRMRSVLISLKQTPLVR, encoded by the exons ATGGCTGACAACGGCGCACATCCGACTGAAGAGGACCCAGCCGCAGCTTTCCTGGCTCAGCAGGAGAGTGAGATAGCGGGCATAGAGAACGACGGCGAAGGGTTTGGGGCTCTGGAAGAAGCGGAGGTCGTACAGCAGTCTCAGCCGGAGCCGGTGGCCAACTATG ACGGTTTCGGTGAGGAGCCTGCTACAGTGAATGGGGATATGTTTCAG GAGTCCAATGGCCCAACAGACAACTATGCAGCCATCGCCCAGGTGGATATTCAGAGGCAAGAGCCAGAGAGTTTACGCAAGTGGAGAGAGGAGCAGAAGACACGCCTTGAAGCATTAG ACTCAGCATCAAAGGCAGCCGAGGCAGAGTGGAGAGAGAAAGCCAAAAAGGAGCTGGAGGACTGGCACGTACACCAAAATGAACAGATGGAGAAGAACAAGGCCAACAACAG ACTCTGTCCAAGTCTGGCACG AGCATCAGAGGAGGCTTTCCTGGCTGAGAGCGACGGCGACAGTCCAGGATCTGAATGGGAGCGAGTAGCCcgtctctgtgacttcaacccGAAAACCAACAAACAGGCAAAGGATGTTTCTCGAATGCGTTCGGTCCTCATCTCCCTCAAACAGACACCTCTAGTTCGCTAG
- the cltb gene encoding clathrin light chain B isoform X4 gives MADNGAHPTEEDPAAAFLAQQESEIAGIENDGEGFGALEEAEVVQQSQPEPVANYDGFGEEPATVNGDMFQESNGPTDNYAAIAQVDIQRQEPESLRKWREEQKTRLEALDSASKAAEAEWREKAKKELEDWHVHQNEQMEKNKANNRASEEAFLAESDGDSPGSEWERVARLCDFNPKTNKQAKDVSRMRSVLISLKQTPLVR, from the exons ATGGCTGACAACGGCGCACATCCGACTGAAGAGGACCCAGCCGCAGCTTTCCTGGCTCAGCAGGAGAGTGAGATAGCGGGCATAGAGAACGACGGCGAAGGGTTTGGGGCTCTGGAAGAAGCGGAGGTCGTACAGCAGTCTCAGCCGGAGCCGGTGGCCAACTATG ACGGTTTCGGTGAGGAGCCTGCTACAGTGAATGGGGATATGTTTCAG GAGTCCAATGGCCCAACAGACAACTATGCAGCCATCGCCCAGGTGGATATTCAGAGGCAAGAGCCAGAGAGTTTACGCAAGTGGAGAGAGGAGCAGAAGACACGCCTTGAAGCATTAG ACTCAGCATCAAAGGCAGCCGAGGCAGAGTGGAGAGAGAAAGCCAAAAAGGAGCTGGAGGACTGGCACGTACACCAAAATGAACAGATGGAGAAGAACAAGGCCAACAACAG AGCATCAGAGGAGGCTTTCCTGGCTGAGAGCGACGGCGACAGTCCAGGATCTGAATGGGAGCGAGTAGCCcgtctctgtgacttcaacccGAAAACCAACAAACAGGCAAAGGATGTTTCTCGAATGCGTTCGGTCCTCATCTCCCTCAAACAGACACCTCTAGTTCGCTAG